From the genome of Lentilactobacillus buchneri, one region includes:
- a CDS encoding gamma-glutamylcysteine synthetase codes for MLKNLLKHIQEERVAEQLYHSLIGIEIEEHRIDDHGRLSRKPYPQNLGSRRYHPYLQSDFSESMSEIITDPNPNIGGVLDQLDTLQTVLYRSIDKSESFWPLSMPPAMDEDDVDFIKGHFGRPAYAKYRDYLTEKYGVARKIITGVHVNFSIPEPVINRLYVHYQDQFSTLVAFKNALYFQLAQNFVLHRWLLTYLFGASPIAEKGFLSAEDQKQLTHPVRSIRNSIYGYVNEPQDQVDATIYTSLDHYIDGINHAIDDHYLYSTAEFYGPVRLRGQDDIKDYRTKGISYLEFRVLDNTPFTPNGISRHAMYFLKFFLMYLLVTPVDHENIAADLKQSFTDNNQVALENPNQPTFKMAEGIQIFDQLIEMAKSLHAHSEQLQALDDFSEVVTHPELTASAMLLKHIKNGSLMDFGTTVAKRWRAQRLGATTLLPSIGKISFDAQRLIFYAIQLGIRYYVVKDEDGESLITLTYDNVTQVVYTDKVGKVEPLEYLHELFPGINKADKQDQSLI; via the coding sequence ATGCTGAAAAATTTATTAAAACACATTCAAGAAGAACGCGTTGCAGAACAGCTTTACCATAGCCTAATCGGCATTGAAATCGAAGAACACCGAATCGATGACCACGGCCGATTAAGCCGCAAGCCATATCCGCAAAATCTCGGTTCCAGACGTTATCATCCCTATTTGCAATCAGATTTTTCCGAATCAATGAGCGAAATTATTACCGATCCCAACCCCAATATTGGCGGCGTGTTGGATCAATTGGATACTTTGCAGACAGTTTTATATCGGTCGATTGATAAATCAGAATCCTTTTGGCCGCTGAGTATGCCGCCAGCAATGGACGAAGACGACGTCGACTTTATCAAAGGCCATTTTGGTCGGCCCGCCTACGCCAAATATCGTGATTACTTAACCGAAAAGTACGGGGTCGCCAGAAAAATCATTACTGGCGTTCACGTCAACTTCAGCATCCCCGAACCGGTCATCAATCGGCTGTATGTCCACTACCAAGACCAGTTCAGTACCTTGGTGGCCTTCAAAAATGCATTGTACTTCCAGCTAGCTCAAAATTTTGTCCTTCACCGTTGGCTGCTGACTTATTTGTTTGGTGCCAGCCCAATTGCGGAGAAAGGCTTTTTATCCGCTGAGGATCAAAAACAACTCACCCATCCGGTCAGAAGTATCCGCAACAGCATTTATGGCTATGTCAACGAACCACAAGATCAGGTTGACGCCACCATTTATACCAGCTTGGATCATTACATTGACGGCATTAATCATGCAATCGACGACCATTATCTATATTCCACAGCTGAATTTTATGGACCGGTCCGACTTCGCGGCCAAGACGACATTAAAGATTATCGCACTAAAGGCATCTCTTATCTGGAATTCCGAGTACTGGATAACACGCCGTTTACCCCTAATGGCATCAGTCGTCACGCAATGTACTTTTTAAAATTCTTCTTAATGTATCTCTTAGTCACCCCAGTTGACCATGAAAATATTGCCGCTGATTTAAAACAATCTTTCACTGATAACAATCAGGTGGCGTTGGAGAACCCCAACCAGCCGACTTTCAAAATGGCTGAAGGCATCCAAATCTTTGATCAGTTGATTGAGATGGCCAAGTCACTTCATGCCCATTCCGAACAGCTCCAGGCACTGGACGACTTCAGTGAAGTGGTTACCCACCCGGAACTGACAGCTTCGGCAATGTTGTTAAAACACATCAAAAATGGTAGCTTGATGGACTTCGGAACCACGGTCGCCAAGCGCTGGCGGGCCCAACGTTTGGGCGCAACGACCCTTCTGCCATCAATTGGGAAAATCTCATTTGATGCCCAACGGTTGATCTTTTACGCCATCCAACTCGGTATTCGTTATTATGTGGTCAAAGATGAAGACGGTGAGTCACTGATCACCTTAACCTATGACAACGTGACTCAAGTTGTATACACTGACAAAGTCGGTAAAGTTGAACCGCTTGAATATCTGCACGAATTATTTCCAGGAATTAACAAGGCCGATAAGCAGGATCAATCATTGATCTAG
- a CDS encoding competence protein CoiA yields MLIAMINNQLVNAAEFKGQKNLANRLVCPGCRQTVIFKRGKYRIPHFSHKSNRICGSFSENESQAHLQGKLTFQRQLRAMATEAVLEYYLPTIEQRADVYLPSPKLILEYQCSPISFAELSRRTANYQSLGIDVVWVLGDRHLNAAKRLDGVAKFARFSTQLGFYIIFYSAKNQQFRIDFQIREVAGKLTSHMRLFKTLAELKRFIDHPPSALQQYSVRATNSAILHQLNRIQRSIVLKNPTYLDMVTRCYQRRKVFVGCPLICHGKEGEGWPIFRRTALCWRVWIVLQLFTSSNREISNQELNQVFKQSVQLFGQQFAQVDDYVRFFQMAFTSFIFSLRAGGYLRHTVAGVQIIKQPVWFADYDEKRQYIMTAKPEVC; encoded by the coding sequence ATGCTGATAGCGATGATTAATAATCAATTAGTGAATGCGGCTGAATTCAAGGGCCAAAAGAATTTAGCCAATCGACTGGTTTGCCCGGGATGCAGGCAAACAGTGATATTCAAGCGCGGCAAGTACCGCATTCCCCATTTTAGCCATAAATCTAATCGGATTTGCGGTAGTTTCAGTGAGAATGAAAGTCAGGCCCACCTCCAAGGTAAGCTGACTTTTCAACGGCAGCTGCGAGCCATGGCGACAGAGGCGGTGTTGGAATATTATCTGCCAACAATTGAGCAGCGGGCAGACGTTTATTTACCGTCTCCAAAGCTGATTTTAGAATATCAATGCAGTCCCATTTCATTTGCCGAACTTTCTCGGCGGACGGCGAATTACCAGTCACTTGGAATTGACGTGGTTTGGGTGCTGGGAGATCGCCATTTAAATGCCGCCAAACGATTGGATGGTGTTGCCAAGTTTGCTCGTTTTAGCACCCAACTGGGCTTTTACATCATCTTTTATTCTGCTAAAAATCAGCAGTTCCGAATTGATTTTCAGATTCGCGAAGTTGCCGGTAAACTCACTAGTCATATGCGACTATTTAAAACTTTAGCCGAGTTGAAGCGATTCATTGACCACCCGCCTTCAGCTCTTCAACAGTATTCAGTTCGAGCTACTAACTCGGCAATTTTGCACCAGCTTAACCGGATTCAGCGGAGTATTGTTTTGAAAAATCCCACTTACCTGGACATGGTCACGCGCTGTTATCAACGAAGAAAAGTCTTTGTCGGCTGCCCTTTGATTTGTCATGGAAAAGAGGGTGAGGGATGGCCGATCTTTCGGCGGACTGCTTTGTGTTGGCGAGTGTGGATTGTTTTGCAGCTGTTTACGAGCAGTAATCGGGAAATTTCCAATCAGGAGTTAAATCAGGTTTTCAAACAATCGGTTCAACTTTTTGGCCAACAATTTGCCCAAGTAGACGATTACGTCCGTTTCTTTCAAATGGCCTTTACCAGTTTTATCTTTAGCCTCCGGGCCGGCGGCTATCTTCGACACACAGTAGCCGGCGTGCAAATCATTAAACAACCGGTGTGGTTTGCCGATTATGATGAAAAACGGCAATATATCATGACCGCCAAGCCGGAGGTGTGCTAA
- the pepF gene encoding oligoendopeptidase F yields the protein MPKPQELPLRKDVPEELTWDLTTIYPTDQEFETDYEAVQTGAKQFAELAGTIEKSAAALLTATERLMTLSRKLEKVYVYAQLKNDQDTSEDKYQAMYSRAESLGAQFGAATAWFEPELLKVSDDQIKQFYQDQPKLADYRRFFDQTFKRRNHILSNDVEAVLAGAGDIFSSGEKTFGILDNTDLSFPAVTDENGNQVKLSQGVYGILLESTKQSVRKEAFEKLYQVYRQFQHTLAATLTTNVKNHNFKANIRHYNNALEAALADNEVPTDVYNNLIKVVNEHLDLLHRYVALRKKILGLDELHMYDMYTSLVGKKSPKYTFEQSKQIALEALQVMGPDYVSHVKEEFNNRWIDVVENQFKRSGGYSSGTYDTNPYILLNWKDNLDNLYTLIHETGHSMHSYYSHHNQPYQYGDYSIFVAEIASTTNENILTDYLLNKFKDDDEMKKFILNYYLDGFKGTVFRQTQFAEFEQYIHEQDAKGQPLTANFMDDYYRNLNQKYYGDAVISDPQIGLEWSRIPHFYYNFYVYQYSTGFAAASTLADGIVNGGQANVDKYLNYLKSGSSDTPTNVMKKAGVDMTQPEYLEKAFQIFEQRLDEFERLYNK from the coding sequence ATGCCAAAACCACAAGAATTACCGCTTAGAAAAGATGTTCCAGAAGAACTGACTTGGGATCTGACGACGATTTATCCAACCGATCAGGAATTTGAAACTGACTATGAAGCTGTTCAAACCGGTGCCAAACAATTCGCTGAATTAGCCGGAACCATTGAGAAGAGCGCGGCCGCGCTGCTGACGGCAACTGAGCGTTTGATGACCTTAAGCCGAAAGCTTGAAAAAGTCTATGTCTACGCCCAGTTGAAAAATGACCAGGATACCAGCGAAGACAAGTATCAGGCCATGTATTCCCGTGCGGAATCCTTGGGGGCTCAGTTTGGAGCGGCGACTGCCTGGTTTGAACCGGAACTCCTCAAAGTTTCTGACGATCAAATCAAGCAGTTTTATCAGGATCAACCCAAACTGGCCGATTATCGACGGTTTTTCGATCAAACCTTTAAACGCCGTAATCATATTTTAAGCAATGATGTTGAAGCCGTCCTGGCGGGGGCCGGCGATATTTTCTCGTCTGGAGAGAAAACCTTTGGCATTTTGGATAACACTGATCTTTCATTCCCAGCAGTGACTGATGAGAATGGCAATCAGGTGAAGTTATCTCAAGGTGTTTATGGTATTTTATTGGAATCGACAAAGCAAAGTGTGCGTAAAGAAGCGTTTGAAAAATTGTATCAAGTTTATCGTCAGTTCCAGCACACGCTGGCGGCAACACTGACCACTAATGTCAAGAATCACAATTTCAAAGCCAACATCCGCCACTATAACAATGCTTTGGAGGCCGCTTTGGCTGATAACGAGGTGCCGACAGACGTTTATAATAACCTGATCAAAGTGGTCAACGAGCACCTCGACCTGCTGCACAGGTACGTTGCTTTGCGTAAAAAGATTCTGGGCCTTGATGAACTGCATATGTACGATATGTATACGTCCCTAGTTGGTAAAAAATCACCCAAGTATACGTTTGAACAGTCCAAGCAAATCGCTTTGGAAGCTTTGCAGGTAATGGGGCCGGATTATGTCAGCCACGTTAAAGAGGAGTTCAACAACCGTTGGATTGACGTTGTTGAAAATCAATTCAAAAGAAGCGGCGGCTATTCCTCAGGGACTTACGATACCAATCCGTATATTTTACTGAATTGGAAGGATAATTTGGATAATCTCTACACGTTGATCCACGAAACCGGTCATAGTATGCACAGCTACTATTCCCATCATAACCAGCCTTATCAGTATGGTGATTACTCCATTTTTGTCGCTGAAATTGCGTCCACGACCAACGAGAACATCTTGACGGATTATCTCTTGAATAAATTTAAAGATGATGATGAAATGAAGAAATTTATTTTAAATTACTATCTGGATGGATTTAAGGGAACGGTTTTCCGCCAAACTCAGTTTGCTGAATTTGAACAATACATTCATGAACAGGATGCAAAAGGTCAACCATTAACCGCCAACTTTATGGATGATTACTATCGCAATTTAAATCAAAAATACTATGGTGATGCCGTGATTTCTGACCCTCAGATTGGCCTTGAATGGTCACGGATTCCACATTTCTATTACAACTTCTACGTTTATCAATATTCCACCGGCTTTGCTGCCGCATCGACATTGGCTGATGGCATTGTGAACGGCGGCCAGGCCAACGTTGATAAATATTTGAACTACCTCAAATCAGGCAGTTCGGACACGCCAACCAACGTCATGAAAAAAGCCGGCGTTGACATGACGCAACCGGAATATCTTGAGAAGGCCTTCCAGATTTTTGAGCAGCGTCTGGATGAATTTGAGCGTTTGTACAACAAATAG
- a CDS encoding DsbA family protein, translating into MVLEIYLFVDPLNRHCYDAEKTIERISQKLNKQISVRFVSMLNIKILHDFSKNEQLSHLDHNLPYDTILDFKAASFQGKKFGRRFLMDLQKELLINSVPYSDELVAKLAERNGLDVEMFMADRRSDLAEKMFRCDQRVVHEMEVRDPSTTVLFNSDVADSGIRIKDFDYNSLFGFCAKSLGSAAHFEQASKKPTTVPYPKSNLRFN; encoded by the coding sequence ATGGTACTTGAGATTTATTTATTCGTTGATCCACTTAATCGACATTGTTACGACGCCGAAAAAACGATTGAACGGATTTCACAAAAATTAAACAAACAAATCAGCGTGCGCTTTGTTTCGATGCTCAACATCAAAATCCTGCACGACTTTTCAAAAAACGAGCAACTCAGCCATCTTGATCACAACCTGCCCTACGATACCATTTTGGATTTCAAGGCAGCTTCATTTCAGGGAAAGAAGTTTGGCCGACGCTTCTTGATGGACCTGCAAAAAGAACTTCTGATTAATTCAGTACCATACTCAGATGAACTGGTTGCCAAGCTCGCAGAACGAAATGGTTTGGATGTCGAGATGTTCATGGCAGACCGCCGCTCTGATTTGGCAGAAAAAATGTTTCGTTGTGATCAGCGAGTAGTCCACGAAATGGAAGTCCGCGATCCATCAACCACCGTTTTGTTTAATTCCGACGTTGCTGACAGTGGCATTCGTATCAAGGACTTTGATTACAATTCTCTCTTTGGCTTTTGTGCCAAGAGTCTGGGATCGGCCGCTCACTTCGAGCAGGCTTCAAAGAAACCAACGACAGTTCCGTATCCCAAATCAAACTTGCGATTCAACTAA
- a CDS encoding GTP pyrophosphokinase → MVENWDDFLVPYKQAVDELKVKLRGIRAQFLKIDGRSPIEFVTGRVKPVDSIKEKMVRRHISEDRLEEDMEDIAGLRIMCQFVEDIYQVVDLLRKRTDINILEERDYVHNKKPSGYRSYHIIFEYPVQMLDGEKVILAEIQVRTLAMNFWATVEHSLNYKYQGEFPDDLKGRLERSAEAAFHLDEEMSEIRDELQETNKHEPGKDVRKSSDEDSHLQ, encoded by the coding sequence TTGGTTGAGAATTGGGATGACTTTTTAGTTCCTTACAAACAAGCTGTTGATGAATTAAAAGTAAAATTACGTGGCATCAGAGCGCAATTCTTAAAAATTGATGGTCGCAGTCCGATTGAATTTGTGACCGGTCGGGTGAAACCCGTCGACAGTATTAAAGAAAAAATGGTTAGAAGACACATTTCCGAAGATCGGCTTGAAGAAGATATGGAAGATATTGCCGGTTTGCGGATCATGTGTCAGTTCGTTGAAGATATTTATCAAGTTGTGGATTTGCTTCGCAAACGGACTGATATTAATATTCTTGAAGAACGGGATTATGTTCATAACAAGAAACCGAGTGGATACAGATCATACCACATTATTTTTGAATATCCTGTTCAGATGCTTGACGGCGAAAAAGTCATTTTGGCCGAAATTCAAGTGAGAACTTTGGCGATGAACTTTTGGGCCACCGTTGAACACTCATTAAACTACAAGTATCAAGGCGAATTTCCAGATGATTTGAAAGGCCGACTGGAACGATCTGCCGAAGCCGCCTTTCATTTGGATGAAGAAATGTCAGAAATTCGTGATGAACTCCAAGAAACCAACAAGCATGAGCCAGGCAAAGATGTAAGGAAGTCGTCTGATGAAGATAGCCATCTACAGTAA
- a CDS encoding NAD kinase produces the protein MKIAIYSNLGESSNIVATSLKKKIEESPDLSIDGLNPEIVISVGGDGTLLSAFHHYQDISDRIRLVGIHTGHLGFYTDWRDYEVAELVDSLEHDNGQSVTYPLLDIRVNYVSGGPADYGLALNESTLKQISGSMVADVYIKDTLFESFRGDGLCVSTPSGSTAYNKSVGGAIINPTLNAIQMAEISSINNRVFRTLGSPLIISPDEWVKIVPKSSNRTILTCDHQIISNEAVESVEYRISKRRIAFAQYRHTQFWRRVSNSFIGKVNLDD, from the coding sequence ATGAAGATAGCCATCTACAGTAATCTTGGTGAGTCGTCAAACATTGTGGCGACTTCATTAAAGAAAAAAATTGAAGAATCACCCGATTTAAGCATCGACGGACTGAATCCTGAAATTGTCATTTCTGTCGGTGGTGATGGGACACTGCTGTCTGCATTTCACCACTATCAAGACATTAGTGATCGAATTCGATTGGTTGGGATTCATACTGGCCATTTAGGCTTTTATACCGACTGGCGGGATTACGAAGTCGCCGAACTGGTGGACAGCTTGGAACATGACAATGGTCAAAGTGTCACGTATCCACTGCTGGATATCCGGGTTAATTATGTGAGTGGCGGCCCAGCTGATTATGGCTTGGCGCTTAACGAATCGACTCTCAAACAGATTAGCGGTTCGATGGTGGCTGACGTCTACATTAAGGACACACTCTTTGAAAGTTTTCGGGGTGACGGTCTTTGTGTCTCAACGCCGAGTGGTTCGACGGCCTACAACAAATCAGTTGGTGGCGCAATCATTAATCCAACCCTCAATGCCATTCAAATGGCCGAAATCTCCTCGATTAATAACCGGGTCTTTCGAACGCTGGGCTCACCGTTGATCATTTCTCCAGATGAGTGGGTGAAAATTGTCCCGAAGAGTTCCAACCGGACGATTTTGACTTGCGATCACCAAATCATCTCCAACGAAGCCGTTGAATCGGTCGAATACCGGATTTCTAAACGCCGGATTGCTTTTGCCCAGTATCGGCACACGCAGTTTTGGCGGCGGGTAAGCAACTCGTTTATTGGTAAGGTTAATTTAGATGACTGA
- a CDS encoding RluA family pseudouridine synthase, translated as MTEFTWKYTGQAPIKVRTFIMSYGITRTLLKKIKYHGGKTLVNGEASLVNRMLQTGDTVKVVLPPEPENDHVGVSNVPIEIVHEDPNFLVVNKPYGVASVPAHNHVDSLVNRVKGYYQRQGYANQKIHIVTRLDKDTSGLVIFAKHHFAHSVLDKQLKDRTIQKTYLAIVAGRISMPHFEIYLPIGRADDSFVKRQVVDSGKMSVTEAWTVRRLAKQTLLKVRLHTGRTHQIRVHMAAIGHPLIGDWLYNSDDHSMTRQALHCAELTFYDPFAGRLLHCEARLPEDMQSYINLHKL; from the coding sequence ATGACTGAATTTACGTGGAAATATACAGGCCAGGCCCCGATCAAGGTCCGGACATTTATTATGAGTTACGGGATCACCCGGACATTGTTGAAAAAAATTAAATATCATGGTGGAAAGACTTTGGTGAACGGTGAAGCCTCACTGGTTAACCGAATGCTTCAAACCGGCGATACGGTCAAAGTCGTCCTGCCGCCTGAACCGGAAAACGATCATGTCGGTGTCTCCAACGTTCCAATTGAAATTGTTCATGAAGATCCCAATTTTTTGGTGGTGAATAAGCCGTACGGGGTGGCTTCTGTTCCGGCACACAACCATGTTGATTCATTGGTTAATCGGGTAAAAGGCTACTATCAGCGCCAGGGCTATGCCAATCAAAAAATCCACATTGTGACTCGACTGGATAAGGACACCAGTGGTTTGGTGATTTTTGCCAAACACCACTTTGCTCATTCAGTTCTTGATAAGCAGTTGAAGGACCGGACAATTCAAAAGACGTACCTGGCGATTGTCGCTGGTCGCATTTCAATGCCTCACTTTGAAATTTATCTGCCAATTGGCAGAGCCGATGATTCGTTCGTCAAACGCCAAGTGGTTGATTCCGGCAAGATGTCGGTGACCGAAGCTTGGACAGTGCGTCGATTAGCCAAACAGACTTTGTTAAAAGTTCGACTGCACACCGGTCGGACCCATCAGATTCGGGTGCATATGGCTGCCATTGGTCATCCGTTGATTGGCGATTGGCTTTACAATTCAGATGACCATTCAATGACCAGGCAGGCACTTCACTGTGCCGAGTTGACTTTTTATGATCCATTTGCCGGTCGCCTGCTTCATTGCGAAGCGCGGTTGCCGGAAGATATGCAGTCCTACATTAATTTGCATAAACTTTAA
- a CDS encoding methyltransferase domain-containing protein, protein MKKIDFGQKFVKQNLQLFRCPVCQTPFDEVVGYSLSCPHHHTFDISKKGTLFFLTKQANNEYDKSMLQARHKILQAGLFDPIVDAIATYLGPEPETILDVGCGEGTPLARLLALRDGQDTAIGFDISKDGINLATQQPVDAFFCVADLARLPFNDHTISTIIDLFSPSAYDEFNRVAKTGGRLIKIIPNSDYLHELRVALFGTGQKNSSYSNDKVFDLFMTHYPSASIDKLTYEFSIPKGMQQDLLTMTPLHWGKGRQDNALQLVNALKTITVDVSVMVADF, encoded by the coding sequence GTGAAAAAGATTGATTTTGGCCAAAAATTTGTGAAGCAGAATTTACAGTTATTCCGTTGTCCCGTCTGTCAAACACCATTCGATGAGGTGGTGGGATATAGCTTAAGCTGTCCCCATCATCATACTTTTGACATCTCTAAAAAAGGGACGCTGTTTTTCCTCACCAAACAGGCAAATAACGAATATGACAAATCGATGCTTCAGGCACGCCACAAGATTTTACAGGCTGGCCTTTTCGACCCGATTGTCGATGCGATCGCAACGTATTTGGGCCCGGAACCGGAAACCATTTTGGATGTGGGCTGTGGTGAGGGCACGCCGCTGGCACGATTGCTGGCGCTTCGAGATGGCCAAGATACCGCAATCGGCTTTGATATTTCCAAGGATGGGATTAATTTAGCGACACAACAGCCAGTCGATGCTTTTTTCTGTGTCGCGGATTTGGCTCGGCTGCCGTTTAATGACCACACAATTTCGACCATAATTGATTTGTTTTCGCCATCTGCCTATGATGAATTTAATCGGGTAGCCAAGACTGGCGGCCGATTGATTAAGATTATTCCCAACAGCGACTACCTGCATGAATTACGGGTCGCTTTATTTGGCACTGGGCAAAAGAACAGTTCTTATTCAAATGACAAAGTATTTGATCTGTTCATGACTCACTATCCCAGTGCAAGCATTGATAAGCTTACATACGAATTTTCAATTCCCAAAGGGATGCAGCAGGACCTTTTGACGATGACGCCGCTTCACTGGGGCAAGGGACGGCAAGATAACGCCCTTCAACTGGTTAATGCACTCAAGACGATTACCGTTGATGTTTCTGTGATGGTCGCAGATTTTTAG
- a CDS encoding tRNA (cytidine(34)-2'-O)-methyltransferase — MTNHIVLFEPLMPANTGNIARTCAGTDTVLDLIEPLGFSIDDKHLKRAGLDYWDKVQINYHQNLPEFLKSVKNPQNLFLVSKFANQDYTDPDYSDPSQDYYLLFGKETTGLPEPFMRQNPEKAIRIPQDDDNIRALNLSNTCAIVIYEVLRQQNFNNLERTHQYEHDKLK, encoded by the coding sequence ATGACTAATCATATCGTACTATTTGAACCCTTAATGCCGGCAAATACCGGTAACATTGCCCGGACCTGTGCCGGAACCGACACGGTCCTTGACTTGATTGAACCGCTTGGATTCAGCATTGATGATAAGCACCTCAAGCGGGCCGGACTCGATTATTGGGATAAGGTCCAGATCAATTATCATCAAAACCTGCCTGAATTTTTGAAGTCGGTCAAGAATCCCCAAAACCTATTCTTAGTTTCTAAATTTGCCAACCAGGATTACACTGATCCGGATTATTCTGACCCAAGTCAAGATTACTATCTTTTATTTGGTAAGGAGACGACCGGGTTACCGGAACCATTTATGCGTCAAAATCCTGAAAAGGCGATTCGAATTCCGCAGGATGACGACAACATTCGGGCACTGAACCTGTCCAACACTTGCGCCATTGTGATCTATGAAGTACTGAGACAACAGAACTTCAACAATTTGGAACGAACGCATCAATATGAACATGATAAGCTGAAATAA